The Triplophysa rosa unplaced genomic scaffold, Trosa_1v2 scaffold219_ERROPOS40939, whole genome shotgun sequence genomic interval TAATGCACATGCTCGTATGTCCAGCAATGGGGTCATCGTGAGGTCACCACATCAAGACCACAGATGGATATCATAGCTGTGTGGTAGAAGTGTTTATTACGCAGCAGTAAATCACTGAAGAGTATTATTAGTGGAAGGAATACACCTAATATTGGCGATGCCTTTTAATGCCTTTACTATCATTGTTTGTAGGCCTATATGATAGGTGTGCTGTTACTCTTCTAAGCAACTAGACTTATGGTTTTTGCTGCACTGGATAACTGTCTGGTGTTTCCCATTATCTTAAAAATCTTCTGtggtatgtttgttttttatgtaatgtttgAAATCATTTTTGTCGACAAAGTATATTAAATTACTGATAGTACCAAATAAGAGGTAGAATTTATTGACATTATTCTATTCAACATTTGTGTCTTCCATGCAGAATTAAACCAGCAGTAAACAAAGATCTACAGACAGACTTCGACATTTTGTCATGTTCATGAGTCTATACGACAAATTATTTGCACTATAGATTTAAATTAATGTATTTGCCAGACACTTATACAAAGCAAAATACAGTGAATTTAAGCAATACAGTGTTTTCAATTCAAATTTCAGGTTGTTCAATTCAAATCTATTTCTATAGCAAAAGGAAAAATCATAAGAATAAGACAattatgaaatatacagaatataTGGTATTATTGGATTTTTTCATACATTGACTAAACTAACTGATAATAATTCttgttttcttggaaaatgaccaaTCGTTTTGCCAGACAACACCCTAACTTATCGGCTGGTGTCCTGTAGAGccttttaaagctgcaatgaaaatgaaatttggaccttaaccaacagatCCCCCCGGTTTTACCTACTTTTACACAACCACTACCTACTGTCAGAAAGGGTGTGAAATTTGATCTGCTTATTTTCTtacaggcttgcagagataggctcatCAAAGCAAAGTTACTGagttgttattttttatgttttctgagttggtagatgcaccagagaCCCGATAATAGCACTTAAACACGGCAATAGTCTGATTTTCATAAAAGGGCCCCTTTAAAGAGTCTAAAGTGTCCATACGGCTCACACTTGTTTACTGCAAGTGTTTACTCCTGATCTGTACATTGAAAATTGTGTGCGTACATTTCTAAGCCCAATTTGTGTGTGCGCAACGTTTATAAATAAGGGGCCTTGGACCTTTGCTCTGCTAAGGCAAGGCTCAACCAAGTGAGCTGTCAGGAACacatacatattttaataatgGCAAAATAGAATAAACATCAACAAATGCATAACATAATATGCACATTCAAAATGGCCAACAAAgacacatgtaaaaatacataaaaatacaaaacaacaatCAGTGTCTCATTGAAGAGAGTACATAGCGTCATAACAATGGATATTGTGGAGTTACAAAGCACTGCTGGGTGATTATAATGTAAGAATTGTCATCCGGTGAGCAAACTCAAAAGTCCCAGTTCCTCCAGTTTAGCCCTGACTATGTTCGCCCAACCCTTATTTGCCAATGGATTTCTTGGGGATGGATGCATAATACCCTCCACTCGCACCTTGATACCAGCTTCTGCCAGAGCCCGCCGAGCTCGCTGCTCAGAAACTTTGCCCACTCCAATAACCAAGGATACACCCAACGCAGTGACAACCTGACAAAGAGCATCATCACAACAGGATAAAAGAGCATCACGTTGCACAATGGGAAGTTCCGGTGGTGTTAGGTTCTTGCCTGAATCATTCATGAAGATGAGAGGGCACAAGTTGTGCACAAAACAGTGGCGGAAAAAGTTGTGTGGCTCACCGCA includes:
- the LOC130550016 gene encoding single-strand selective monofunctional uracil DNA glycosylase-like, with amino-acid sequence MMSFGKPVRYTYNPLEYAWDTHQCYVDTYCRGGQSILFLGMNPGPFGMAQTGVPFGEVKAVRNWLKITGRVGRPADEHPKRRITGLDCTQSEVSGARFWGFFQELCGEPHNFFRHCFVHNLCPLIFMNDSGKNLTPPELPIVQRDALLSCCDDALCQVVTALGVSLVIGVGKVSEQRARRALAEAGIKVRVEGIMHPSPRNPLANKGWANIVRAKLEELGLLSLLTG